In Polaribacter pacificus, the genomic window AGAATGACTAAACACACAAAACATACAAATTTAGAAAGACGAGATAACGATCTTTTTGCGCCCAATGAAATTTCTTTTGTGGGTGCAAATTGCAATAGTATTTCTGATTTGGTTAAAGCGATTTCTCAAAAGTTACCTAGGTATAAGCTAGCCTACTTTGATGCTTCTCATGCAAAAGATGTTCAAGAGACAAACGTATCAGAATTTGTATTTCACCATCGTGGAAATTTACAAGTGTCTACCACAAGCCCTGTAAACACCTATTTGCAACGACTTCAATTTTCACAATTTGATTGTATTTTTATCAATGGGAATCATTATAAAGCGGCAAAGCAGATCCTAATTTTAGACCCACAAAAAGAGGCGTCTGTATTAAAAAGATTGGATCAATTAGATCGCATTCAATTTGTGATAAAACTTAATAAAGACACGGAGTATTTTTCTTTTTTAGAAAAGAAATTCCCAAAAATTAAAAATTTAATCTGTTATACTATCGATGAGGTAGATAAGATATCTCATCAAATAGATCAGTTAATCCAAGAGAAAATAGCCCCAGTAAAAGGTCTGGTATTGGTTGGTGGTAAAAGCACTAGAATGGGGAAAGATAAATCAACCTTGGATTATTTTGGGAAGCCTCAAAAACAGGCTGCAAAAGAACTCTTAGTAAGCAATAATTTAGAAACGTATTATTCTGTACAAAAACAGACAGATAAAGCAGACGAAATTTCTGACACATTTTTAAATTTAGGCCCTTTTGGAGGCATCTGTTCTGCCTTTCAAAAAAATCCAAATGTAGCCTGGTTGGTCTTAGCGACTGATCTTCCTTTTGTAGATTCTAAGCTTATCCAATTATTGTTGCAAAAACGCAACCCTAGTAAAGTTGCTACAGCAATTAAAGGCAAGGGCAATCAGTTTGTAGAGCCGTTAATTACCATCTACGAGCCCAAAGCTTATCCACTATTGCTGCAGTATTTAGCACAGGGCTATTCATGTCCTCGAAAAATGCTGATCAACTCTGATGTAGAAATAGTTGAGGTGGATGCTGCTTTTATTAGAAATGTAAATACACCAGAAGAGTTTGAATTAGCAAAAAAAGAGCTTCAATAAAAGAAACTGAAACCAGTTCAGCAGACAATGAAACCCACAAAAGATCAACTTTTTAAACGGCAAATTACCTTATCAGAAATAGGTGAGATTGGGCAGCAAAAACTACAAAAGGCTTCTGTTGTCGTTGTTGGCTGTGGCGGCTTGGGAGGTCCAATTGCTGTGCATTTGGCCACCAGTGGCATTGGAAAACTTCACTTGATAGATTTTGACACCATTGATCTGAGTAATTTGCATAGACAGGTCTATTTTTCTTTAGCGGATGTAGGAAAATACAAAGCTGCTACTTTGGCAAAATTTATAGAAAAAAGAGCGCCGTTTACTCAGGTAAAATACACGCTTGATCCCATTGCCAAAAGCAATGTTTTTGACTTGATTTCTGAGGCTGATATTGTTGTTGACGGTACAGATTCATTGCCCACAAAATACTTATTAAACGATGCCTGTGTACTTAAAAACAAAGCACTTGTGTATGGCTCATTGTACAAGTATGATGGCTATGTTGCCAGTTTTAACATCGCACAAGGTGCAGGAGCCTATTCAGCCAATTTACGAGATGCATTTCCTACCATGGCAACAGATGTTCCTAATTGTGAAGAAGCAGGAACCTTAAATTCTATCGTTAGCTTTATTGCAGCTCAACAAGTAAACGAAGTATTAAAACTGGTTTTAGAAATCGGAAAACCACTGGTCAATCAAGTGTTGATTTATAATTCATTGCAAAACTCACAATTAAAAATGAAGCTTACTAACCAAGTTTCAAAAGCAGCTATAGAAGAACTATTTTTTAGAGAATCCTACTTTGATGCTAGTTGCCAAGTACAAAATAGTGATTGGTTAATTTCTGCAGAAAAATTGAAGCAACTAATCTCAGATCCCGAGCGCAGAAAAAGCATTCAAATTATAGCTGTACTAGAAAATTTAAAAACGCCATTTGAGGTAGATCAGACCATTCCTTTTTTTTCAGCAGCTATTGAAAATTTTAAGATAGACAATAATAAAGAGTATGTACTGGTGTGTCAAAAAGGAATTACCAGCTACAGCGCAACAATAAAATTAAAAGAAAGCTTTCCTACAGCAACAATACTTAGTTTAGCTGATGGAATCAACAATTATTAAATGACGACAAATCCTACCCATTTTTATACCCAAGAAAAGTTAGCACTCGAAACAGCATTGGCTAGTTTAAAAAAAACACTTTCTCTGATTAGTGTTTTTCGCTTGGCAATTTTTATCGCATCAAGTATTGGCATTTATTTTTTTATAGGCAATGGACTCATTGCTACTGTTATTGGATTTGTCGGTTTTGTAATTTTTGCCATTCTGTTGGTCAAAAACTCAAAATTACAATCAACTAAAGAAATGTTGCTTGCTAAAATAAAAATCAACACCATAGAATTAGCTGCCTTAGAAGGGAATTTTAAAGACTTAAAAGATGGGAGTGAATTTATAGATCCACATCATTTTTATAGCAATGATATTGATTTGTTTGGAAAAGGTTCTTTTTTTCAATATTCAAACAGAACTGCTACTCAAGAAGGCGCAAAGGCTTATGCAACAATTTTAACAGCCAATACTATCAATGATATTACGGAAAAACAAAAAGCAATTATTGAACTAGCTGGAGAGGCAAAATGGCGTCAACATTTTTCTGCGATTGCCAGTTTGGTTGATGTAAAGTTGAGTGCAAAATCAATTTTAAATTCTATAAAAAATTACGAAACTGTTTTGCCGAATTTCTTTGGAAACTTGGTGAAGGTCTTTTCTGCGGTATCCATTGTGTTAATCGCTTTGGTGTCTTTTAATATTTTGCCGTTTTCAGCTATTGTAATTTGGTTTTTTATGGGATTGTTTATCTCTGGATCACAACTTAAAAAGACCAATACTATTTATGCGATTTCTGGCAATGCAAAAGAAATATTTAAGCAGTATTACCAATTATTAGCAGCCATAGAAGAGCATACTTTTGCTGCTAAAATACTTGTCAAAAAACAAGAAGAGATACAATCAGAAAAAGAAAAAGCATCGACGGTGTTTCAAAAATTTTCTAGAATTTTAGATTCATTTGATCAACGAAATAATATTGTCATCGCTATTTTTGGAAATGCCTTATTTCTTTGGGATATTCAAAATGCTGTAAAAGTAGAAAACTGGATTTCTCAGTATAAACACACCGCAGAAAATTGGTTTGATGTCATTAGCTTTTTTGATGCTCAAAACACATTGGCAAATTTTTCTTTTAATCATCCAGCTTTTGTACTCCCAACAATTAGCAATGAAAAGCGCGTACTAGATGTCGAGCAATTAGGACACCCATTATTAAATTCAAGCAAAAGAATTGACAATGATTTTGCTATAGACCAAGAACAATTTTTTATTATAACGGGAGCAAACATGGCAGGAAAAAGTACTTTTTTAAGAAGTCTATCTTTAACCATACTCATGGCCAATATTGGCTTGCCTGTTTGTGCGAAAAAGGTAACATACAGTCCGATAAAATTAATTACAAGCATGCGAACTTCTGATTCTTTAGCAGATGATGAATCGTATTTTTATTCAGAGTTAAAACGACTTAAATTTATTGTTGATCAGATAGCGTCAGAACCTTATTTTATCATCTTAGATGAGATTTTAAAGGGAACAAACAGCAAAGACAAAGCCATTGGGTCTAAAAAATTTATTGAGAAATTAAACAAGTCCAATTCAACCGGTATTATTGCAACCCATGATGTAAGCTTGTGTGTCTTGGAAGAAGAATATACAACCATCAAAAATTATTACTTTGACGCTCAGATAAAAGATGATGAATTGTATTTTGATTATACCTTAAAAAAAGGGGTCTGTACCAATATGAATGCTTCTTTTTTATTGACTAAAATGGAGATTATTTAGGGAAATTCTACAGTCAAATTTTTCTTAATCACTGTCTAAGGATGCGCATTTACCCAAACTTCTCCATCAGAAAAATATTCTTTTTTCCAGATAGGCACTGTTTCTTTTAGAGTATCTATAGCAAACTGACACGCATCAAAAGCAGCCTTTCTGTGTTTTGCAGAGGCTGTAATAATTACAGGTATTTCGCCAACTTGTAACATGCCTTCTGCATGGTGTATGGCAATTTTTACAATGTCAAATTTTTCCAAAGCTAGTTGTGCGATTTTTCCCATTTCTTTTAGGGCCATGGGTTTGTAGGTAGAGAAATCTAATCGTAGCACTTCTTTTCCCTTTGTGTCATTTCTAACCGTTCCGATAAAAGCAGAAATACCTCCACAGCCATCATCGCTAACAAAATCATAGCACTGCTGTAAGTTGAGTTTTTCTGAAGTAATTTTTATCGATGTTTTAGGCATATCTGTTACAAAAATAGCAAATCAAAACGTATCTTTGCCTTGCTAATTTTAGAAGTTTATAAAATGAAGGGTATCTTTAGAATTGTCAGTTTTTTAGAAGGAATTTCTTACTTGTTATTGTTGTTTATTGCAACGCCTATAAAATATTTTGGAGAGGATGAAAGCTATGTAAAAATGCTAGGAATGCCTCATGGAATTTTATTTATGGTCTATATTATTTTAGCAATTATGTTAAAAGCTCCAGAAAAATGGAGTGGTAAAACACTAGGTATTGTATTGGTGGCATCTATTCTGCCTTTCGGAACCTTTTATATAGATAAAAAATATTTACAAAATTAGCCTCCACTCACTGGTGGAATAATGGCTACAACATCATTTTTATGTATTGTGATTTGATCTGAAGCATAGGCTTCATTTACTGCAACAGCATATGAATTGATGTTCTCCAACTTTGGATATAGTTTTGCAAGCTCTTTTTTAAAAGTAGCTACAGTACAATCTTCTGAGATCTCAATCTCTAGGGATGATGTTTCAAGTAGGTCTGTTGCAATCCCGAAAAGTAAAACCTGTATGTTCATACTTCAAAGTTAATTAAACAAACTCAAACCAAAGACAAAACCACTTTGCTTTTGATTGATTCCTCCTTTAGAGATGACATAATCAACACGTAAAAAACGCCATTTTCCCCAACCGATATTGCTAAGTCCAAAAGAGGCTTCTGAATAGGGTTTACGATCTCCGGTAAATAGGCCCTTAGCTCCTACAACTAAATGAAAATTTAATCGGTTAATCAGCGGAATCTTGTTTAAGAAAAACCCTTTAAAATTATGTTCTCCATGAAATTCTGCAAATTTATCGTTGGTGCTGTATGCGTAATAATCCAATAAATTAAAATGGTTTAAATAGTTGGTAGAAGGCGATACAGAAAGCTTGTTTCCATTAAAATGTTCGTAATCAATAAAAGAGATGTTCTTTTGCTCTAAAAAGAGCCCTCCTTTTACTTTATAAGAAAAAGCACCAAGATTCCCCAAAGAAGCACGTTGCCTTACTTGTCCAACGATTAGATCTGAATGTAAGTCGCTATCTCCAGAACCAAAAGTTTTTCGGTAAGCAACATACAGTGAAGGGTATTTGTCATTGTAAACAGTTATTTTACTATCGGGATATGAGAGGTATTTTGTTCCAAAATTAATTGTACTTCCCAAGCTCCAAGTCCATAAATGATGTGGTGTAAATGAGGGAGTAAAATTAGTAGCATCTTGTGGGTCATTAGACGTATAACTGCGATCCTCAATATTTCTTGCGCTATAATCTGTAGTATTTACCAAGGGTTTTCTGTCAGCATATTCTAAAGTGGTAGAAAAATTGACGCCATTTGTTAGCTCTCTAGAAAAGCCAATGTTTGCAAAAGTTTTTTCATAAATCTTTAAATAGTTTCTTTCAAAATAAGCTGAGTTAATGGTATTCATAAATTGAGAAATAGGGTTTTTACCATTAAATTGTGCTGTGGTGTTTCCTCCAGAAAAGCTGATCATTGGACGGCTTAAATTATCCCATTTATAAGTAAAATTAACGGTAGGGCGTATTTTTTTATCAGAAAAACCGTACTTAAAATTGGTAGAAACTCGAACCCATTTTCCCTGCTCATTTAATTGATTAAAGAAAGAAATACCCATTCCGGTATTCCATCCTTGCACCGTATTAAAGTTTAAATCTGATAGGGGTGAGTCTATAAACAAAGACCAGTTTTTATAAGAATTTTGAAAGCGGTATCCCGAGAGCAGATCTCCTAAAGAAAACTTGTTAGATTTTTGATCTATAGAGTCTAGATATTGTTTAGAGTTTCTAACTAGTTGAATACTGTCTTTTATTATGTAATCGGTTACTTCTTCTGTGGTTAACGGAACAGGTCTTAAGGATTTCCAATAGCTTGAATCTTTTTCTGTTGCTTCTTTGGCAAAAGATAAGATTTCTTTGCCAAAGGTGTTGCTGTCAAAAATTGGAGAAAAATTATAATTGTTATAAGCAGAGGTAAATCGACCATCAATATTAAAACCAAACAGCCCAATTTTAAAGTCGATGATCTGAGAAATAACCACCCAAAGATCTTCTGAAGCTGCATAATTGTAATCCTGTTTAAAGCGAAGAACGTCTACCATTGGCAGATTTATTTGTGCCCCAGTAATAGTTATATCTGAACCATAAATGGCCCAATCATCTTCTACGATATAAATAAAGCCATTAAAAACTCGATCATTTTTTCTTTTAGGTGTCAACTCAATTTTATTAATCAGTTTGCCTTGTTTGTCATAAAAGGTTCCCACTAATTTGAAGTTATAATAGCTAAAGGCGTAATTGGCTAAAGGTGAAATTACTTCGGCGCCAAAATCAATCGTATTTTCATACAGGTTAAAGTTTACATCTTCTGCTCTGTTAAAGCTCACGCCATTATCGCTCCCACTAACCTTAGAAGCCACAATGTGTTCTTTAAAGCTCGAAGGTCGTTTAAAAGCAATTTTTGAAACAGTTTCTGATAAATAAATGATTCCGCTTCTGGTAGAATCTAAACCTCCACCAAGATCTCCTAAGTCTTGTCCTAATATTTTTTTGGGTGCATTCTTAACTTTATACAAACCTCTAGAGTAAAAATCTGCAGTGTATTGTTTTAGTTTTTCCTGATTTTTACTCTTGTTTTGAATAACACTTCTAATAATCTTATCGGCTAAGTTTTCTTTGCTATCAATCACAACCTCATCAAGTTCAAACTGTTCTTCAATCATTTTGATGTCTAAAACATAGGGTAATTTAACTACAGAAATTTTCTTTTTGATGGTTTTAAAACCTAAGAATTGAAAAACCACAGTATAATTACCAGTACTTTTTAAGGGCAATATATATTCACCATTGTCATTACTTGTAGTCCCTGCAATCGTGTTTTCTAAATAGACACTCACAGATGATAGGGGTTCATTTTTTATGTCCACTACTTTCCCTTTAATTTGAGCACTAAGGATTGTTGTAAAAAAAAGAGAAAATAGAATGGTAGCTTTTTTCATTGGGTTTGGTTTTGATCGATAAACAAACTTAAGGATTAAAAACAGCCTAAGTTGTTTAAATGCTGTTAAAGAAGTACTATAGTTATCATAAAACTATGTTACTGTCTCTTGTTAAGAGACGCCTCTAATTATAAAAAGGTTGCTTGCTAAACTTCTTTAAAATCAGAATAGATCAAAGAATAAAGACCTCTAAAATGAATATAGGCCTTGTTAAAAAAGAGTATATTTGTAAGTTCTTATAAACAGCAAAAACTATGAGTGATTCTAGAAAAAGGCATGAAGCTTTAATATACCACGCAAAGCCACAACCAGGGAAAATAGAAGTTGTTCCGACAAAAAAATATGCCACTCAGCATGATTTATCATTGGCCTATTCACCAGGAGTTGCAGAACCTTGTTTAGAAATAGAAAAAGACCCAAACAATGCTTATAAGTATACAGCAAAGGGTAATTTAGTTGCTGTAATTACTAATGGAACCGCTGTTTTAGGTCTCGGAAATATTGGGGCATTGGCATCCAAACCAGTAATGGAAGGAAAGGCATTGCTTTTTAAGATTTTTGCAGACATAGATGTGTTTGATATAGAAGTTGACACTACTGATATTGATAAATTTATAGAAACGGTCAAGGCAATTGCTCCAACTTTTGGAGGGATTAATTTAGAAGATATTAAGGCGCCAGAAGCCTTTGAAATAGAAAGACGATTAAAAGAAGAATTAGACATTCCCGTAATGCACGATGACCAGCATGGAACGGCTATAATTTCTGCAGCCGCGCTTAAAAATGCCATCGAAATTACAGGTAAAAATATAAAAGATATACAAGTTGTAATTAATGGAGCAGGTGCTGCAGCCATTTCTTGTACCAAATTATATTTAAAATTAGGCGTACAAGTGTCTAATGTTGTGATGTGTGATAGCAAAGGTGTCATTAGAAAAGATCGCGATAACTTAAACGAACAAAAGCAAGAGTTTGCGACCAATAAAGACATTCATACTTTAGAAGAGGCCATGCACAATGCAGATGTTTTTATCGGTTTGTCTAAAGGAAATGTTGTGAGTCCAGAGATGTTATTATCTATGGCCAAAGACCCAATAGTTTTTGCAATGGCAAATCCAGTTCCAGAAATTTCATATGATGTTGCAGTCGCAACTAGAAAAGATATTATTATGGCTACCGGTCGTTCTGACCACCCTAATCAGGTAAATAATGTTCTTGGATTTCCATTTATTTTTAGAGGAGCGTTAGATGTTAGGGCTACTAAAATAAATGAAGAAATGAAAATGGCAGCAGTGCACGCCTTAGCTGAATTGGCCAAAAAAACGGTTCCAGAACAAGTGAATATTGTATATGATGAAATTAGTTTGTCATTTGGTAAAGAATACATCATCCCAAAACCTTTTGACCCTAGATTGATTTATGAAATACCTCCAGCAATTGCAAAAGCAGCCATTGATTCTGGTGTAGCTCTAGAGCCAATTACTGATTGGGTAAAATACCAAGAAGAACTGATGGATCGTTCTGGTACAGGTAGTAAAGAAATCCGATTGTTGCACAACAGAGCAAAAAACAACCCAAAGAGCATTGTTTTTGCAGAGGCAGATCATTTAGATGTATTAAAGGCTGCACAGCGAGTACATGATGAAAAGATTGGTTTCCCTATTTTATTGGGTAGACGTGAAGTTATTTTAGAGTTAAAAGAAGAGATTGGTTTTCATGCTGATGTACTTATCATTGACCCTAAAACCGATGAAGAAGAAGAGCGTAGAAATCGTTATGGAGAGATCTATTGGAAATCAAGACAACGCAAAGGAACTACACTTTTTCAGGCTAGAAAAATAATGAGAGAGCGCAATTATTTTGCTGCCATGATGGTTAATTCAGGTGAGGCAGATTCATTAATTACAGGGTACTCTAGATCATATCCTTCAGTGGTAAAACCAATGCTAGAACTGATAGAAAAAGCAAATGGAGTTACCCGAGTTGCTGCGGCTAATTTAATGTTAACCAAACAAGGTCCCTTGTTTTTAGCAGATACAACCATTAATATCAATCCTACTGCTAAAGACCTGGCAAAAATATCTCAATTAACCTATTCACTGGCTAGAATGTTTGGAGTAAAACCCAATATAGCCATGCTGTCTTTTTCTAATTTTGGTTCATCAGAATCAGAATCAGCGGTTAAAATTAGAGAAGCTGTGGCTTATATTCACAGACATTTTCCTCAGGTAGTTATTGATGGAGAGCTTCAGGCAGACTTTGCTTTAAACAGAGAAATGCTTGCCAAAGAATTTCCATTTTCTAAATTGAATGGACAAAAAGTAAATGTGCTAATTTTCCCAAATTTAGATGCGGCAAACATTACCTACAAACTAATGAAACAAGTTGATGAAATTGAGTCTGTAGGGCCTATTTTAATGGGACTTAAAAAACCGGTTCATATTCTACAGTTAGGAGCAAGTGTTGATGAAATGGTGAATATGGCTGCTGTAGCAGTAGTAGATGCACAACAAAAAGGAAAGCATAAATAAAGCAGATATGATTACTCAAATTAAAGGTAGATTGGTAGAGAAAAATCCCACTTATGTGGTGATAGACTGTAATGGTGTGGGGTATTTACTACACATTTCATTGCAAACTTTTTCTGCACTTCCAGATCATGAAGCAATTACCCTATTTACGCATCTTTCTGTAAAAGAAGATGCACATACGCTCTACGGATTTATTGATAAGACAGAGCGTGAAATCTTTAGGTTGCTAATTTCTGTTTCGGGAGTTGGACCGAGCATCGCTAGAACCATGTTGTCTTCTATGACTACCGATGAGATTCAACAAGCCATAGCTTCAGAAAATACAGCGGTAATTCAAGGAGTTAAAGGAATAGGAGCTAAAACAGCCCAAAGAGTCATTATAGACCTAAAAGATAAAATTTTAAAAACGTTCGATATGGACGTAATTTCCGTTGGACAAAACAATACAAACAAAGAAGAAGCGTTATCTGCATTAGAAGTACTAGGCTTTAATAGAAAACAATCAGATAAAGTAGTTAATACCATTTTAAAAGAGCACCGTGATGCAACGGTAGAGTTTTTAATAAAAAAGGCATTAAAAAGTTTGTAATAAATTTGAAAAACGTGAAGTTTCATAGGTTTTTATGCTGTGCCATTATTGCATTTTTAGCAACTGCGACTTCCTACTCACAAACCAAAACCACAGCTAGAGATTCCATTGTTAAAGACACGGTTTCTCCGCTTAGATATACCTTTAAATCTTCTCAACAAGGGAGTCTCTTTTTAAACAAACCATCTAGCATAGAAGTAAGGTTTGATAAGGGTTTAAACAAGTATATCATCCAAGAAAAAATTGGTTCTTATAAAATTGGAAACCCCAAATATTTATCACTTAAAGAGTATCAAGAATATCGCTTAAAAAATGATGTAAAAAGTTATTTTAAAAATAAGATTGATGCTTTAAACAGTAAAAAGAAAGGAGTAGACGATGTGCAAAAGAACCTTCTACCTACTTACTATGTCAATTCTAAATTTTTTGAATCTGTTTTTGGTAGCAATAGTGTAGAAGTAACTCCAACAGGTAGCATTTCTCTTAAATTTGGTGGAATTTATCAGAATGTAGACAATCCTCAAATATCAGAAAACAACCGAAGTAGTTTTACTTTTGATTTTGATCAGCAAATTACAGCAAGCATCACCGCTAAAATAGGTGAACGATTAAAAGTTACCGCAGATTATGATACGCAGGCCTCTTTTGATTTTCAAAACCTTTTTAAATTAGAATACACGCCAACAGAAGATGATATTATTCGGAAAATTGAGGCAGGAAATATCTCAATGCCGATTAAAAATTCGCTGATCAATGGTGCTCAGAGTTTGTTCGGAGCAAAAACTGAATTGCAATTTGGAAAGACCAAAGTTACTGCTGTAATTTCTCAGCAGAATTCAGAAAGCAAGAACATCGTTTCTGAGACAGGAGGCTATATTACTCCTTTTGAACTGCGTGCAACTGATTATGATGACAATCGTCATTTTTTCTTGGCTCAATATTTTAGAACCCAATACAAAACAGCTTTACAAAATTACCCACTAATTAGTAGCCCAATTAAGATTACCCGATTAGAAGTTTGGGTGACTAATAAAAATGCCAATACAGAAAACTTTAGAAATATTGTTGCCTTTGCAGATCTTGGAGAATCTGAACCAAATGAGTTTGTTAACTCAAACATAAACCCAACGAGCCCACCAACAGTTCTCGGTAAAAATATCCCTGCAAATGAGGCAAATGAGCTCTCGTCATTTTTAGTACTCAATAGCCCAATTAGAGATATATCAACTGTTGATGATGCCCTAAGTTCTAGTTTTAATATGAAACAAGGAACCGATTATTCAGTTTTACAGAACGCAAGAAAATTAAATGAATCAGAGTATACATTTAACTCACAACTGGGGTTTATCTCTTTAAATAGAAAACTAAATGAAGGAGAAGTATTAGCAGTTGCCTATGAGTACACTGTGGTCGGTAGTGATAAATCGTCTTATAAAGTTGGAGAGTTTACCAACGACGGAATTGTGGCACCAGAAAACTTGGCCGTAAAATTATTGCGAAGTGAAATCATCACCACAAAGAGAACGGTTGCTGGAGTCGAAGAGCAGTTTCCTCTTTGGAAATTGATGATGAAAAACGTGTATGCTTTAGGTGTGTTTCCGATCAACCCTAATGGTTTTAGATTTGAAGTTTTATACAGAGATGACCTTACAGGGATCTCAACTAATACACTTCAGAACGCGAGTACTCCAGACATCAATACAAAGCCATTGTTGAAAGTGCTTAATCTAGATCAATTAAATCAAAGTTTGATCACGGTTCCCAATGGAGATGGTTTCTTTGATTTTGTAGAAAACATTACGGTAAATTCAAGCAAGGGTTTTGTAATTTTTCCTGATACAGAGCCTTTTGGAACAGGCTTAAAAAGCGTATTAACAACTGCAAGTGATCAAAGCAGCTATGTTTTTAGCGAGTTGTATAGCAATACCAAAGCGCAGGCAAAAAACAATTTTCAAAACAAGGACAAATTTCTTTTAAAAGGATACGCCAAAACAGAAAATAATGGCAGTATTTCTTTAAATGCATTTAATGTTCCTCAGGGTTCTGTAAAGGTCACAGCTGGAGGAAGACAGCTGGTAGAAGGAATGGATTATACTGTTGATTATCGATTTGGAAAAGTACAGATTATTGATGCAGGGCTACAAGCATCTGGAATTCCAATTAATGTATCA contains:
- a CDS encoding NADP-dependent malic enzyme, whose translation is MSDSRKRHEALIYHAKPQPGKIEVVPTKKYATQHDLSLAYSPGVAEPCLEIEKDPNNAYKYTAKGNLVAVITNGTAVLGLGNIGALASKPVMEGKALLFKIFADIDVFDIEVDTTDIDKFIETVKAIAPTFGGINLEDIKAPEAFEIERRLKEELDIPVMHDDQHGTAIISAAALKNAIEITGKNIKDIQVVINGAGAAAISCTKLYLKLGVQVSNVVMCDSKGVIRKDRDNLNEQKQEFATNKDIHTLEEAMHNADVFIGLSKGNVVSPEMLLSMAKDPIVFAMANPVPEISYDVAVATRKDIIMATGRSDHPNQVNNVLGFPFIFRGALDVRATKINEEMKMAAVHALAELAKKTVPEQVNIVYDEISLSFGKEYIIPKPFDPRLIYEIPPAIAKAAIDSGVALEPITDWVKYQEELMDRSGTGSKEIRLLHNRAKNNPKSIVFAEADHLDVLKAAQRVHDEKIGFPILLGRREVILELKEEIGFHADVLIIDPKTDEEEERRNRYGEIYWKSRQRKGTTLFQARKIMRERNYFAAMMVNSGEADSLITGYSRSYPSVVKPMLELIEKANGVTRVAAANLMLTKQGPLFLADTTININPTAKDLAKISQLTYSLARMFGVKPNIAMLSFSNFGSSESESAVKIREAVAYIHRHFPQVVIDGELQADFALNREMLAKEFPFSKLNGQKVNVLIFPNLDAANITYKLMKQVDEIESVGPILMGLKKPVHILQLGASVDEMVNMAAVAVVDAQQKGKHK
- the ruvA gene encoding Holliday junction branch migration protein RuvA, with translation MITQIKGRLVEKNPTYVVIDCNGVGYLLHISLQTFSALPDHEAITLFTHLSVKEDAHTLYGFIDKTEREIFRLLISVSGVGPSIARTMLSSMTTDEIQQAIASENTAVIQGVKGIGAKTAQRVIIDLKDKILKTFDMDVISVGQNNTNKEEALSALEVLGFNRKQSDKVVNTILKEHRDATVEFLIKKALKSL